The Haloprofundus salinisoli region CGTGAGGGTAGAAGAACGCCAACCCCCGCCTGCTGCCGAACAGGTCGAGCACGTAGTGGGTGAGGATGCCGACCCAGACGAAGTGGAGGTTGTCGAAGAGAATCGGGAACGCGACGAAGATGCCGAGGATCGGGAGGTTGTGTAGCGTCTTTCGGTGTTTGCCGAACGCGGTGTCCACGTCGGGAAACAGCGCGCCGAGAACGAGCGGGACGGAGAGCTCGGCGATGGCGACGAACGTCGGCACGTCACCGGACGGTTCGAGCACGTAGCCGAGGCCGATGCTGAGGAGGGCGGCGTTCAACACGTGACCTTTCTTGTTCATCCGACGACGGTCCGTCGAACCGAACGGATACAAACGTTTCCACCTGCCGGCGGCGCGAGGTCCCGGCCTCAGTCGACCAACGCGTCTTCCAGCGTCTCCATCGCCGCCCGCGCGAACTGCTCTTTCACGTCGAGTCGCGCGCCGTCGAACTCGCGGCGCGTCGATTTCACGTAGGACTCGCCGCTTCCCCACTCGGCGGCGTAAGCCAATCCGATATACACCGTCCCGACGGGTTTGTCGTCGCTGCCGCCGCCGGGTCCGGCGATACCCGTCGCTGCGAGGCCCCAGGTCGTGTCCGCGGTGTCTCTGACGCCTTGGGCCATCTCGCGGGCGACGGCGTCGCTCACCGCGCCGTGGTCGTCCAGCGACTCCCGAGAGACAGCCAGCAGGTCGCGCTTGGCGTCGTAGGAGTAGGTGACGACCGAGCGGTCGAAGTAATCGCTCGACCC contains the following coding sequences:
- a CDS encoding metal-dependent hydrolase is translated as MNKKGHVLNAALLSIGLGYVLEPSGDVPTFVAIAELSVPLVLGALFPDVDTAFGKHRKTLHNLPILGIFVAFPILFDNLHFVWVGILTHYVLDLFGSRRGLAFFYPHEKEYSLPFGVTTSSKWADLVTVLITLAEVALFAAIHYFVVPLNGGLNEIVALVGF
- a CDS encoding CinA family protein; translated protein: MREHADDPSVEERLGDALRERGDTVAVAESCTGGLIGSLFTDVPGSSDYFDRSVVTYSYDAKRDLLAVSRESLDDHGAVSDAVAREMAQGVRDTADTTWGLAATGIAGPGGGSDDKPVGTVYIGLAYAAEWGSGESYVKSTRREFDGARLDVKEQFARAAMETLEDALVD